One Leptolyngbya sp. SIO1E4 genomic region harbors:
- a CDS encoding NHLP family bacteriocin export ABC transporter peptidase/permease/ATPase subunit has protein sequence MAIGFINNLASQFRLDPSRTPTLIQMENVECGAASLGIILGYYGRIVPLPELRRDCGVSRDGSKASNVLKAARLYGMQAKGFRRGIDELKGVRLPCIVFWNFNHFLVVEKFVGDQVYLNDPASGRRRISQEEFNAAYTGVVLVLEPGPGFEKGGKKKGILPALLSRLSNSKQALLFCLLAGLLLTLPRLAVPAFTQVFVDEVLVQNRNDWLRPLLLGMIFTALLQGLLSRLRQTYLRRLMIKLSLAMSGQFIWHTLRLSVGFYAQRYAGEISNRTQLNDKVANVISGQLATTLIDTLMIVFYAAIMFAYDWLLTVIAICFAAINLIVLKLLSDSRTDVNSKLAQESGKSIGVAISGLLSIESVKASGLEADLFSKFSGYYAKLNNAQLQAGLPNQLLATLPEFLSSIAIAVILLVGGLRVMNGTLSIGMLVAYQTLTASFLAPVTTLLSFGSTLQDLEADLNRLDDVLENPLDPEAERQTTLNLADLNHAGQTLSPLRQGFRLRGHVELRDLTFGYSRLEPPLIDQLNLTLKPGQRVALVGGSGSGKSTVAKLVTGLYSPWSGSLLFDGVPRDEIPRSVLANSLAMVEQDIFLFAGTVRDNLTLWDPTVPLEDIVQACKDAEIHELVALMPGGYDAKLSEGGTSVSGGQRQRLEIARSLVRNPAVLVLDEATSALDAETELLIDRHLRRRGCSCIVVAHRLSTIRDCDEIIVLDRGKVAQRGTHEELRLQAGLYQELVGTADATNAIGDRGGAT, from the coding sequence ATGGCTATTGGCTTCATCAACAATCTTGCTTCTCAATTTCGGCTCGATCCTAGCCGCACTCCCACCCTCATTCAAATGGAGAATGTTGAATGTGGGGCGGCGTCACTGGGGATTATTCTGGGCTATTACGGTCGGATAGTCCCTCTGCCAGAACTGCGGCGTGACTGCGGTGTTTCCAGAGACGGCAGTAAAGCCTCTAATGTGTTGAAGGCGGCTCGGCTGTATGGGATGCAAGCTAAAGGCTTCCGCCGTGGCATCGATGAACTGAAGGGAGTCCGGCTGCCGTGTATTGTCTTTTGGAATTTCAATCACTTTTTAGTGGTTGAAAAGTTTGTCGGTGACCAGGTTTATCTCAATGATCCCGCGTCTGGTCGGCGACGAATTTCTCAGGAAGAATTTAACGCTGCTTATACAGGGGTTGTCCTGGTTTTAGAACCCGGGCCAGGCTTTGAGAAGGGGGGCAAAAAGAAAGGGATTTTGCCAGCCCTCTTATCGCGGCTGAGCAACTCTAAACAGGCACTCCTGTTTTGTCTCTTGGCTGGCTTGCTCTTGACGCTGCCTCGTCTAGCCGTTCCGGCGTTTACCCAAGTATTTGTTGATGAAGTACTGGTGCAAAACCGCAATGATTGGTTGCGTCCTTTGCTGTTGGGCATGATCTTCACAGCACTGCTTCAAGGCTTGCTGAGTCGCTTGCGGCAGACCTATTTACGCCGACTCATGATTAAGCTGTCGCTGGCGATGTCAGGGCAGTTCATTTGGCATACTTTGCGCCTGTCTGTGGGGTTTTACGCGCAACGCTATGCCGGGGAAATTAGTAACCGTACTCAACTCAACGATAAAGTCGCCAACGTGATTTCTGGTCAACTGGCGACCACCCTTATCGACACCCTGATGATTGTGTTCTATGCCGCCATCATGTTTGCCTATGATTGGCTGCTAACCGTGATCGCCATCTGCTTTGCTGCCATCAACCTCATCGTCTTAAAACTACTTTCCGACAGCCGTACCGACGTCAACAGCAAACTAGCCCAAGAAAGTGGCAAAAGTATTGGCGTGGCGATTAGTGGTTTGCTCTCCATTGAAAGCGTTAAGGCTTCTGGCTTAGAGGCTGATCTATTCTCTAAGTTTTCGGGATATTACGCCAAGCTGAACAATGCTCAGCTGCAAGCTGGGTTACCGAATCAACTGCTCGCGACTTTGCCAGAGTTTCTATCGTCTATTGCCATCGCCGTCATTTTGTTGGTGGGTGGGTTGCGAGTAATGAACGGCACTCTCAGCATCGGGATGTTGGTGGCTTATCAGACCTTGACTGCCAGCTTTCTGGCACCTGTGACCACACTGTTGAGCTTTGGCAGCACTCTCCAAGATCTGGAAGCTGACTTGAACCGATTGGACGATGTGCTCGAAAATCCCCTTGATCCGGAAGCCGAACGTCAGACCACTCTAAATTTGGCTGATCTCAACCATGCGGGACAGACCTTGTCTCCACTGAGACAGGGGTTTCGCCTTCGGGGACATGTGGAACTGCGAGATTTAACCTTCGGCTATAGTCGCTTAGAACCGCCCCTGATTGACCAGCTCAACCTCACCTTAAAACCTGGTCAACGGGTGGCCTTGGTGGGCGGCAGCGGCTCTGGCAAATCTACCGTAGCGAAGCTGGTAACCGGGTTGTACTCACCTTGGTCAGGCTCGCTTTTGTTTGACGGCGTGCCCCGCGACGAGATTCCCCGCTCGGTGTTGGCCAACTCTCTGGCGATGGTTGAGCAAGACATTTTTTTGTTTGCGGGAACTGTGCGAGACAACCTTACCCTGTGGGATCCCACTGTACCGCTGGAGGATATTGTCCAGGCGTGTAAAGATGCTGAAATTCATGAGCTGGTTGCCCTGATGCCTGGTGGCTATGACGCCAAACTCTCAGAAGGCGGCACCAGCGTCAGTGGTGGCCAGCGGCAGCGCCTCGAAATCGCCCGTTCTCTGGTGCGTAACCCGGCAGTTCTGGTGCTGGATGAAGCCACTAGCGCTTTGGATGCGGAAACAGAGCTGTTAATTGACCGTCATCTGCGTCGTCGCGGGTGCTCTTGCATTGTGGTGGCCCACCGCCTCAGCACGATTCGCGACTGCGATGAAATCATCGTGCTGGATCGGGGCAAAGTCGCCCAACGGGGCACCCACGAAGAACTCCGCCTGCAGGCAGGGTTATATCAGGAACTTGTCGGGACGGCAGACGCCACCAATGCAATCGGTGATCGGGGAGGAGCAACCTAA
- a CDS encoding NHLP bacteriocin export ABC transporter permease/ATPase subunit, with protein MRELDALPPSLTLQGNQPLILQDANTAWQVRSGSLALFVVQVDANQEPISQRRYLFTVGAGEWILGTGLLAGKDTDYAIVAVAYETSILEPLAIAKLMAEVAAGDAAAIEGLETWILHCSAGLVEHPLDIVPKGYETIYAKQSKFLSLQQHQVLHLERHTVNWVKVLKGHTRWLGLEPLEVATASSTFPVTADLWLQAQVPTELATLTLGDALDLNELTADDLLQGMAQFHRHLFHYLEQWEQQITTVEFQQFQERQQLTQQVVTGAIGKLTSVLNTEAVTIAQVGTPLLVAAGAVGRAMGIEVKPPANSIDLERVQEPIEAIASASKFRIRRVLLTGDWWNHEQGPLLTYTEAGEPCALLPEGRRRYVLFDPVTLSKTPVDEAIVDTLGVEACMFYRPLPEKIVQAFEILQFAVRGHIKDIAWIVGLGVVGSLLGMVVPQATSLLVNDAIPAGDRALLFQLGLALIVAAFAKTIFEFAQGLVSLRVETAADSTLQPAVWDRLLQLHPSFFRDYATGDLLLRLLSVSQIRQQLSGATQQSLLNGVFALLNLGLMFVYNVKLAIVAICVTVVTTGITFLTSFKLVKKARSQEVLDGEINSLNVELINGVAKLRVAAAEERALGAWAQLFAQRTQLAAGIQRLNDSITVLTEALPLLSSVLIFWFAILALQAAQADGRAGLTIGTFLAFNSAYGTFLGGVTSLGNTVTDILGIVPLWERAEVIVKGTPEADSSKTDSGRLTGQLSLDHVTFRYREDGPLILDDVSIHAEPGEFIALVGPSGSGKSTVFRMLLGFETPLSGTVYYDGQDLSGLDIQAVRRQLGVVLQNGRIGAGSIIDNITGGALVSLDEAWEAATLSGLADDIRQMPMGIHTVVSEGGTNLSGGQRQRLLIARAIVLKPNIILLDEATSALDNRTQNIVTESLDGLNATRVVIAHRLSTIRNADRIYVIQAGRVMQVGDFDELVNQEGIFATLAARQLD; from the coding sequence ATGCGCGAGCTTGATGCCTTACCCCCATCCCTCACGCTACAAGGGAATCAACCTCTGATACTGCAGGATGCCAATACTGCTTGGCAGGTGCGTTCTGGTTCACTGGCGCTGTTTGTAGTGCAGGTAGATGCCAACCAAGAACCGATTTCTCAACGCCGATATCTCTTTACTGTCGGCGCTGGGGAATGGATTTTGGGTACAGGGCTATTAGCGGGTAAGGATACGGATTATGCCATCGTGGCGGTGGCCTATGAGACCTCAATCTTGGAGCCGCTGGCGATCGCTAAGCTGATGGCTGAGGTCGCTGCTGGCGATGCGGCAGCAATCGAGGGCCTCGAAACCTGGATACTTCATTGTAGTGCCGGGCTGGTTGAACATCCCCTCGATATCGTACCGAAAGGCTATGAAACCATCTATGCCAAACAATCTAAGTTTCTCTCCCTACAGCAACATCAGGTGTTGCACCTTGAGCGCCACACAGTGAACTGGGTCAAGGTGCTTAAAGGCCACACGCGGTGGCTAGGTTTAGAACCGCTTGAGGTCGCCACCGCCAGCTCCACGTTTCCCGTAACGGCTGACCTCTGGCTACAGGCCCAAGTGCCCACTGAGCTGGCAACCTTAACGCTGGGAGACGCCCTCGATCTAAATGAGCTCACAGCCGATGACCTCCTGCAGGGCATGGCCCAATTCCATCGCCATCTTTTCCATTACCTGGAGCAGTGGGAACAGCAAATTACAACGGTTGAATTTCAGCAGTTTCAAGAGCGCCAGCAACTTACCCAACAGGTTGTGACTGGGGCCATTGGCAAACTGACCAGCGTGCTGAATACCGAAGCCGTCACCATTGCCCAGGTGGGGACCCCGCTCTTGGTGGCGGCTGGAGCAGTGGGGCGGGCTATGGGCATTGAGGTCAAACCACCAGCGAATTCTATTGATCTTGAGCGCGTTCAGGAACCGATAGAGGCCATTGCCAGTGCCTCGAAATTTCGCATCCGCCGGGTGCTGCTCACGGGTGATTGGTGGAATCATGAGCAAGGGCCATTACTCACCTACACCGAAGCGGGAGAACCCTGCGCGCTGTTACCAGAAGGCCGCAGACGCTACGTGCTCTTTGACCCAGTTACTCTGAGCAAAACTCCGGTAGACGAAGCGATCGTCGATACTTTGGGCGTCGAAGCCTGTATGTTCTATCGCCCCCTGCCAGAGAAAATCGTTCAGGCCTTTGAAATTCTCCAGTTTGCCGTGCGGGGACATATTAAGGATATCGCCTGGATCGTGGGCCTGGGAGTTGTGGGTTCATTATTAGGCATGGTTGTTCCTCAAGCGACCTCACTTTTAGTAAACGATGCGATTCCGGCAGGGGATCGAGCGTTGCTCTTCCAGCTAGGTCTGGCCCTGATTGTGGCAGCTTTCGCCAAAACGATTTTTGAGTTTGCTCAGGGGTTAGTCTCGTTGCGAGTAGAAACTGCCGCTGACAGCACACTTCAACCGGCAGTATGGGATCGGCTCCTGCAACTCCACCCGTCATTTTTCCGAGACTATGCCACAGGAGACTTACTGCTTCGCCTGTTGTCTGTGAGCCAGATTCGCCAACAATTGAGCGGCGCTACCCAGCAATCTTTGCTAAACGGAGTATTTGCTCTGTTAAACCTGGGGCTCATGTTTGTCTATAACGTCAAACTTGCCATAGTCGCTATTTGCGTAACGGTTGTCACCACCGGAATCACCTTTTTGACGAGTTTCAAACTGGTTAAAAAGGCCCGCAGTCAAGAAGTGCTAGACGGAGAAATTAACAGTCTGAACGTTGAACTGATTAATGGAGTTGCTAAGTTACGGGTGGCGGCGGCAGAAGAACGGGCTTTGGGAGCCTGGGCACAGCTGTTTGCGCAGCGGACTCAACTCGCAGCCGGTATCCAACGCTTAAACGACAGCATCACTGTCCTTACAGAGGCTCTGCCCCTGCTCAGTTCTGTCCTGATTTTTTGGTTTGCCATTCTGGCCTTACAGGCGGCCCAGGCTGATGGTAGGGCAGGCTTAACGATTGGAACCTTTCTAGCCTTTAACTCAGCGTATGGCACTTTCTTGGGAGGAGTGACATCCCTCGGCAATACCGTAACTGACATCCTGGGCATTGTTCCTTTATGGGAACGGGCTGAGGTAATTGTGAAGGGCACCCCGGAAGCTGACTCTAGCAAGACCGATTCCGGCAGACTTACCGGACAACTGAGCCTAGACCATGTCACATTTCGCTATCGGGAGGATGGTCCGCTGATTTTGGATGATGTCAGCATTCACGCAGAACCAGGAGAATTTATTGCCTTAGTGGGTCCGTCAGGCAGTGGCAAATCTACCGTATTTAGAATGCTGCTAGGATTTGAAACGCCCCTTTCAGGGACTGTGTACTACGATGGCCAAGATTTATCTGGCCTCGATATTCAAGCGGTACGTCGTCAGTTAGGGGTTGTTTTGCAAAATGGTCGCATTGGCGCCGGCAGCATTATCGACAACATCACTGGGGGAGCGCTGGTTTCTCTAGACGAGGCCTGGGAAGCTGCCACCTTATCGGGATTAGCCGACGATATTCGGCAAATGCCCATGGGCATACATACCGTAGTCAGCGAAGGGGGCACCAACCTATCAGGCGGTCAACGACAGCGGTTGTTGATTGCTAGAGCAATTGTGTTAAAACCCAATATCATTCTGCTTGATGAAGCGACGAGTGCACTTGATAACCGCACCCAAAACATTGTCACGGAAAGCTTAGACGGTTTGAATGCGACTCGGGTCGTCATTGCCCACCGATTGAGCACTATTCGTAACGCTGATCGAATTTATGTCATCCAAGCCGGACGAGTGATGCAGGTGGGAGATTTTGATGAACTGGTTAATCAGGAAGGCATCTTTGCGACCCTAGCAGCGCGTCAATTAGATTAA
- a CDS encoding NHLP bacteriocin system secretion protein, translating to MTQQSPKKEQEKAKKELFRKEAIDRLASPEQLDQLVKVVDPKAWVPLVGIGLLIVVGGLWSVLGRLPLNVTGQGVLVRPRRVVQLQVPGGGRVLTLDVQPGDPVEEGQLIGTIDQSATEQQLRQEREKLARLQAQADESTTLDARQVELQKAVIQQQRAALQANLETTQLLTPVLRDESLQSIRENRRSLDVRLKQTQELLPTLQERVESRRRLLAEQVITGDVLLQAEQEYFNSLAQVADLEAQRRQLDVQEAEAQRQYLQNLNTIREIQAQLQDLASQEAKLSQQQLETGFNRGNQIEQVRERVAQLELELEDQGAITSPYTGRVLELAIVTGQVIEPGKQLASLEIEDEDEELINLAYFPDRDGKQIEPGMAAQVTPSIVKRERYGGIVGEVESASQFPLTTQEITAAVGNAELAQNFTRNGPPVQISIQLEAEESNASGYAWTSSQGPDEAITSGTTTVVRVRVGEIAPIAYIIPLFRSWTGVY from the coding sequence ATGACCCAACAATCCCCCAAAAAGGAGCAAGAGAAAGCAAAGAAAGAACTATTCCGGAAGGAGGCAATTGATCGTCTAGCCTCTCCTGAGCAGCTTGATCAACTGGTGAAGGTGGTAGACCCGAAAGCTTGGGTGCCACTGGTGGGTATAGGGCTGCTGATTGTAGTGGGTGGCCTGTGGAGCGTTTTGGGCCGACTACCGCTGAACGTCACTGGGCAGGGGGTGTTGGTTCGTCCTCGGCGAGTTGTGCAACTACAGGTGCCTGGCGGAGGGAGAGTCTTAACTTTAGACGTGCAGCCTGGCGATCCCGTCGAGGAAGGGCAGCTCATTGGCACCATTGACCAATCCGCTACCGAACAACAGTTAAGACAGGAGCGGGAGAAGCTAGCACGACTACAGGCCCAGGCGGATGAAAGTACAACCCTCGATGCTCGTCAGGTCGAACTGCAGAAGGCCGTGATTCAGCAGCAACGAGCAGCCCTACAGGCCAATCTTGAGACAACCCAATTACTGACCCCAGTGCTACGAGATGAGAGTTTGCAGTCGATTCGAGAAAACCGTCGCAGCCTTGACGTCAGACTAAAGCAGACCCAAGAACTGCTACCAACGCTACAGGAACGGGTAGAAAGTCGGCGACGGTTGCTGGCAGAGCAGGTGATTACTGGAGATGTGCTGCTGCAGGCAGAGCAAGAATACTTTAATAGCTTGGCCCAGGTAGCAGATCTGGAAGCGCAACGACGTCAGCTTGATGTGCAAGAGGCAGAAGCTCAGCGTCAGTATCTACAAAATTTGAATACGATTCGGGAAATTCAGGCTCAGCTCCAAGATCTAGCTTCTCAGGAGGCTAAGTTGAGTCAGCAACAACTGGAAACAGGCTTTAACCGGGGGAACCAGATTGAGCAGGTGCGTGAACGGGTTGCCCAGCTGGAACTGGAGTTGGAAGACCAGGGGGCGATTACGAGTCCTTACACAGGGCGGGTGCTAGAGCTGGCAATTGTGACCGGTCAAGTGATTGAACCGGGTAAACAGTTGGCCTCTCTAGAGATTGAAGACGAAGACGAAGAATTAATCAACTTAGCTTACTTTCCCGACCGGGACGGGAAACAAATCGAGCCGGGTATGGCGGCTCAGGTGACCCCCAGTATTGTCAAACGAGAACGCTACGGCGGGATTGTCGGAGAGGTCGAGTCAGCATCGCAATTTCCTTTAACCACCCAAGAGATTACCGCTGCGGTGGGCAATGCTGAATTGGCTCAAAACTTTACGCGTAATGGCCCGCCGGTACAGATATCGATTCAGCTAGAAGCCGAGGAAAGCAATGCGAGTGGGTATGCTTGGACGTCATCGCAAGGCCCAGACGAAGCAATCACCTCAGGTACAACGACAGTGGTGCGGGTGCGGGTCGGGGAAATTGCCCCGATCGCATACATCATTCCGCTCTTCCGTTCTTGGACGGGGGTGTATTAA